A single genomic interval of Drosophila virilis strain 15010-1051.87 chromosome 2, Dvir_AGI_RSII-ME, whole genome shotgun sequence harbors:
- the LOC6629646 gene encoding probable RNA methyltransferase CG1239 gives MEVENNNNTIVPENKKEHFAYKRSASVEIEDNAEKIKRLKQNGLETSSAAQGADPHVTEGTNKKLAAQRPPAQSPKKRIQLDNKNVAGLDKKPKHNKHETFMFGNYRHYYGKRILDKDFHDIRLDVLATQPELFRGKQLLDIGCNSGHLSLEIAKKFEVKSLVGLDIDRFLTHEAQMAVNLLKRASNVSAANAAGRFPYNVKFVHGNYVLADDVLLEIERPQYDIILCLSVTKWIHLNFCDAGLKQAFRRMYLQLRPGGKLILEPQSFDTYKRRKKLTDNIRENYNAIHFKPEQFTAYLLSPEVGFASMELMGMPEHCKAGFKRPIQIFSKV, from the exons ATGGAAGtggaaaacaataacaacacgaTTGTACctgaaaacaaaaaggaacACTTTGCTTATAAGCGCTCAGCAAGTGTCGAGATTGAAGACAACGCTGAAAAGATCAAAAGGCTGAAACAAAATGGGCTCGAGACCAGCAGCGCCGCTCAAGGAGCGGACCCACATGTGACTGAgggcacaaacaaaaaattggcGGCACAGCGACCACCCGCACAGAGTCCCAAGAAGCGAATTCAGCTGGACAATAAAAACGTAGCTGGACTGGACAAGAAGCccaaacacaataaacatgAAACGTTCATGTTTGGAAACTATAGACACTACTATGGGAAGCGTATACTGGACAAGGACTTCCATGACATACGCTTGGATGTGCTGGCCACGCAGCCGGAGTTGTTTCGCGGAAAGCAATTGCTCGACATTGGCTGCAATTCGGGTCATTTGTCCTTAGAGATAGCCAAGAAATTCGAAGTCAAGAGTCTTGTTGGGCTGGACATAGATCGCTTTCTCACACACGAGGCTCAGATGGCCGTGAACCTACTCAAACGTGCCAGCAATGTTTCGGCAGCGAATGCTGCCGGCAGGTTTCCATACAATGTGAAATTTGTGCATGGTAATTATGTGCTGGCCGACGATGTCCTGCTCGAGATAGAGCGTCCACAATACGACATAATCCTATGCCTATCCGTCACCAAATGGATACACCTGAACTTTTGTGATGCAGGTTTGAAGCAGGCATTCCGACGCATGTACCTGCAGCTTCGTCCCGGAGGCAAGCTGATACTGGAGCCCCAGTCATTTGACACCTATAAGCGACGCAAGAAGCTTACG GATAACATACGAGAGAACTACAATGCCATTCATTTCAAGCCAGAACAGTTTACAGCCTATTTACTTAGTCCGGAGGTGGGCTTTGCCAGCATGGAACTAATGGGCATGCCAGAGCACTGCAAAGCAGGCTTCAAGCGTCCCATACAGATCTTTAGCAAAGTCTAG
- the slmb gene encoding beta-TrCP yields MIKMETDKIMDETNSNAQAFTTTMLYDPVRKKDASPTYQTERDVCFQYFTQWSEAGQVDFVEQLLSRMCHYQHGQINAFLKPMLQRDFITLLPKKGLDHIAENILSYLDAESLKSAELVCKEWLRVISEGMLWKKLIERKVRTDSLWRGLAERRNWMQHLFKPRPGQIQRPHSFHRELFPKIMNDIDSIENNWRTGRHMLRRINCRSENSKGVYCLQYDDGKIVSGLRDNTIKIWDRTDLQCVKTLMGHTGSVLCLQYDDKVIISGSSDSTVRVWDVNTGEMVNTLIHHCEAVLHLRFNNGMMVTCSKDRSIAVWDMTSPSEITLRRVLVGHRAAVNVVDFDEKYIVSASGDRTIKVWSTSSCEFVRTLNGHKRGIACLQYRDRLVVSGSSDNSIRLWDIECGACLRVLEGHEELVRCIRFDTKRIVSGAYDGKIKVWDLVAALDPRAASNTLCLNTLVEHTGRVFRLQFDEFQIVSSSHDDTILIWDFLNFTPNENKTGRTPSPALMEH; encoded by the exons atgATAAAAATGGAGACTGACAAAATAATGGACGAGACTAACTCCAATGCCCAAGCA TTCACAACCACAATGCTGTACGATCCGGTGCGCAAGAAAGACGCATCGCCCACATATCAGACGGAGCGGGATGTCTGCTTTCAGTACTTTACACAGTGGAGCGAGGCCGGACAGGTCGACTTTGTGGAGCAGCTGCTATCGCGCATGTGCCACTATCAGCACGGACagatcaatgcgtttctcaagCCGATGCTGCAGCGCGACTTCATCACACTGCTGCCAA AAAAAGGTCTGGATCATATTGCCGAGAACATATTATCGTATCTGGATGCCGAATCGCTTAAGTCCGCCGAGTTGGTGTGCAAGGAATGGCTGCGAGTCATATCCGAGGGCATGCTGTGGAAAAAGCTCATTGAGCGCAAAGTGCGCACCGATTCGCTGTGGCGCGGCCTGGCCGAGCGCCGCAATTGGATGCAGCATCTGTTTAAACCAAGACCGGGACAAATACAGCGACCGCACTCATTCCATCGCGAGCTGTTTCCCAAGATCATGAAT GATATTGACAGTATAGAGAACAACTGGCGAACCGGACGTCATATGTTGCGTCGCATCAATTGTCGCTCGGAGAACTCGAAGGGCGTATATTGTCTACAGTACGATGACGGCAAGATTGTGTCCGGCTTAAGGGATAACACCATTAAGATATGGGATCGCACGGATCTGCAGTGTGTCAAG ACACTGATGGGACACACTGGATCAGTTCTGTGCCTGCAGTATGACGATAAGGTGATTATCAGTGGCTCCAGCGATTCCACGGTGCGTGTGTGGGATGTCAACACTGGCGAAATGGTCAACACGCTTATACATCATTGCGAGGCGGTGCTACATTTGCGTTTCAACAATGGGATGATGGTGACCTGCTCGAAGGATCGCTCCATTGCGGTCTGGGACATGACCTCGCCCAGCGAGATCACGTTGCGTCGCGTCCTAGTCGGCCATCGTGCGGCAGTCAATGTGGTCGATTTTGATGAGAAGTATATTGTATCCGCCAGCGGTGATCGCACTATCAAAGTGTGGTCCACGTCGAGCTGTGAATTTGTGCGTACCCTGAATGGCCACAAACGTGGCATCGCTTGCCTGCAGTATAGGGATCGTCTAGTGGTTAGCGGAAGCTCCGACAACTCAATCAG GTTGTGGGACATTGAGTGTGGCGCCTGCCTACGCGTGCTGGAGGGTCATGAAGAGCTGGTGCGCTGCATCCGCTTCGATACGAAGCGCATTGTCAGTGGCGCCTATGATGGTAAAATTAAGGTATGGGATTTGGTTGCAGCGCTGGATCCACGTGCCGCCTCCAATACACTGTGCCTCAATACGCTCGTG GAGCACACTGGTCGCGTTTTTCGCCTTCAGTTCGATGAGTTTCAAATTGTGAGCAGCTCGCACGATGATACTATTTTGATATGGGACTTTCTAAATTTCACACCCAATGAGAATAAGACCGGCCGAACACCATCAC CGGCCCTTATGgaacattaa
- the LOC6629647 gene encoding CCA tRNA nucleotidyltransferase 1, mitochondrial, with amino-acid sequence MHGVHYFTKTLIVPRVTAFIAASCIQRTSHLRTSAGRMASPPKIAKTTTELSADIIAQLGKPPRMRENPAFKKVDSEEFHSIFTPELKALVALFKKYNYELRIAGGAVRDILMNIKPKDIDFATTATPDQMKEMFTKEEVRMINAKGEKHGTITPRIHNKENFEVTTLRIDVRTDGRHADVVFTTDWQLDANRRDLTINSMFLGFDGTVYDYFYGYDDVQQRRVVFVGDADVRIKEDYLRILRYFRFYGRISADAQSHDKPTLAAIKANAAGLSRISGERIWAELQKIVVGNFGLELMLEMHNCDLLEQCGLPTQPNIAEFKRLCGDLKRFEQPHYPILYLTALLHTVEQAMKLHERLKLSAYERDLALFITQQRQRVDSDYNTLRDYQKLCLQPYAKRDYVEQLLKYANKLELYNQLKAWQTPNLPINGNTLKGYGLVGKRMGLVLSELRLLWADSDFTLTSEQLLESLPAILERLQSPPGSPNKKQRTQYLLCHP; translated from the exons ATGCATGGTGTACACTACTTTACGAAGACTTTGATCGTGCCACGTGTTACTGCATTTATTGCTGCCAGTTGCATTCAGCGTACCAGCCATTTAAGAACATCTGCGGGGCGCATGGCCTCACCGCCAAAAATCGCCAAAACGACAACCGAACTTTCGGCGGACATAATAGCACAGCTTGGAAAGCCACCCAGGATGCGTGAGAATCCCGCATTCAAGAAGGTCGACAGTGAGGAGTTCCATAGCATATTTACGCCGGAACTGAAGGCTCTGGTGGCCCTTTTCAAGAAATACAACTATGAGCTGCGCATTGCAGGCGGCGCTGTGCGGGACATACTGATGAACATTAAGCCGAAGGACATTGATTTTGCCACAACCGCGACACCGGACCAGATGAAGGAAATGTTTACCAAGGAGGAGGTGCGCATGATCAACGCCAAAGGCGAGAAGCATGGCACAATCACGCCGCGCATCCACAACAAAGAGAACTTCGAAGTGACCACATTGCGCATAGATGTGCGCACAGACGGACGTCATGCGGATGTGGTGTTCACCACCGACTGGCAATTGGATGCAAATCGCCGCGACCTGACCATCAACTCCATGTTCCTAGGCTTTGACGGCACAGTCTATGATTACTTCTATGGCTACGATGATGTGCAGCAGCGTCGCGTGGTGTTTGTGGGTGATGCCGATGTGCGCATCAAGGAGGATTATTTGCGCATACTGCGCTACTTTCGCTTCTATGGACGCATATCAGCGGATGCCCAATCACACGACAAGCCCACCCTGGCTGCTATAAAGGCGAATGCAGCTGGCCTATCACGAATTAGTGGGGAGCGCATTTGGGCAGAGCTGCAGAAGATTGTCGTAGGCAACTTCGGTCTCGAGCTAATGCTGGAAATGCATAATTGTGACCTGCTGGAGCAATGTGGTCTGCCAACACAGCCAAATATAGCCGAATTTAAGCGTCTCTGCGGCGACCTGAAACGCTTTGAGCAGCCACATTATCCGATACTGTATTTGACGGCTCTGCTGCACACCGTCGAGCAGGCTATGAAGCTTCACGAGCGCCTAAAGCTGTCTGCTTACGAGCGTGATTTGGCGCTGTTTATtacgcagcagcggcagcgg GTAGACTCCGATTATAATACCCTGCGCGACTATCAGAAACTGTGCCTGCAGCCGTATGCCAAACGCGATTATGTTGAGCAGCTGCTGAAATATGCCAACAAGTTGGAGCTATACAATCAACTCAAGGCCTGGCAGACGCCCAACCTTCCGATCAACGGCAACACGCTCAAGGGTTACGGCTTGGTGGGTAAACGAATGGGCCTCGTTTTATCCGAGTTGCGCCTGCTCTGGGCGGACAGCGATTTTACGCTGACATCAGAACAGCTTCTGGAGAGCCTGCCCGCCATATTGGAGCGATTGCAGTCACCGCCCGGGTCGcccaataaaaagcaacgCACGCA